The Epinephelus lanceolatus isolate andai-2023 chromosome 11, ASM4190304v1, whole genome shotgun sequence genome window below encodes:
- the vps26c gene encoding vacuolar protein sorting-associated protein 26C: MSVTLDIRLKRANKVYHEGEAVSGVIVLVCKEALQHHGITLNMEGVVNLQLSSKSVGVFEAFYNSVKPIQLISSNIEVAKAGKIPGGKTEIPFEFPLITKGNKVLYETYHGVFVNIQYTLRCDMKRSLLAKDLSRNCEFIVHCQPQKAKVVPTPVNFTITPDTLQNTRERSSLPKFLVRGHLDATNCVISQPLTGEVVVENSDVPIKSIELQLVRVETCGCAEGYARDATEIQNIQIAEGDVCHGLSIPIYMVFPRLFTCPTLETTNFKVEFEVNVVIVLHDDHLITENFPLKLCRV, encoded by the exons ATGAGCGTCACTTTGGATATAAGACTGAAAAGAGCGAACAAAGTTTATCATGAAGGG GAAGCGGTGTCCGGTGTCATCGTGCTGGTGTGTAAGGAGGCGCTGCAGCATCACGGCATCACCCTGAACATGGAGGGCGTGGTGAACCTGCAGCTGAGCTCCAAGAGCGTCGGTGTCTTCGAGGCTTTCTACAACTCTGTCAAG CCCATCCAGCTGATCAGCAGTAACATCGAGGTGGCGAAGGCAGGAAAAATCCCAGGAGGCAAGACTGAGATCCCCTTTGAGTTCCCTCTGATCACGAAAGGCAACAAAGTGCTGTACGAGACCTACCACGGCGTCTTCGTCAACATTCAG TACACCCTCCGCTGTGACATGAAGCGCTCCCTGCTGGCCAAAGACCTGAGCAGGAACTGTGAGTTCATTGTGCACTGTCAG CCTCAGAAAGCCAAAGTTGTCCCGACTCCGGTCAACTTCACCATCACTCCTGACACCCTGCAGAACACCCGCGAG aGGAGTTCACTGCCAAAGTTTCTAGTCAGGGGACATTTAGACGCCACCAACTGCGTCATCAGCCAGCCGCTGACCggagaggtggtggtggagaaCTCAGACGTTCCCATCAAGAGTATTGAACTGCAGCTTGTGCGAGTAGAGACCTGTG GTTGTGCTGAAGGTTACGCCAGAGATGCCACGGAGATCCAGAACATCCAGATAGCTGAAGGCGACGTCTGCCACGGCCTCTCTATTCCCATCTACATGGTCTTTCCCAGGCTGTTCACCTGCCCCACACTGGAGACCACCAACTTCAAAGTCG agtTTGAAGTCAACGTTGTCATCGTGCTTCATGATGATCATCTTATCACAGAGAACTTCCCTCTGAAGCTGTGCAGAGTCTGA